The following proteins are co-located in the Dietzia timorensis genome:
- a CDS encoding epoxide hydrolase family protein, with the protein MTTDISITPFTLEVPETQLAVLRARLRETIWPEPSDGADWSSGMPVAYGKRLARRWVEGFDWRAQEHRLNAIPQFTTVIDGHAVHFFHRPSPREDATPLLLLHGWPGSSTEFAGVMDELAEPPDPTSPAFHVIAPTIPGFGVSGPTTGWGPQRAAEAFCDLVRRLGYTEVVVHGYDLGAIIARRMGLLEGTPVALLHLTALFGSQGPTPETIDHDDPEESAALAASMRYAYELSGYALVQSARPQSVAYFGADSSASLLAWIIERFRDWSAADENPEEAIDVDEMLTTVSIYALFGTLGSSARYYQEGGEEWVAEQPASSVPTAVCRMPDDISTMVRRFAERNNRIVRWTTLESGGHFGLWEEPEMVVADLRRAVAAHHHPGRRTARVR; encoded by the coding sequence ATGACGACAGACATCTCGATCACGCCGTTCACCCTCGAGGTTCCCGAGACTCAACTTGCCGTCCTCCGCGCACGACTGCGCGAGACGATCTGGCCCGAACCGTCGGACGGGGCCGACTGGAGCTCCGGTATGCCCGTCGCCTACGGGAAGCGCCTGGCCCGGCGATGGGTGGAGGGCTTTGACTGGCGCGCACAAGAGCACCGACTGAACGCGATCCCTCAGTTCACCACGGTGATCGACGGCCACGCGGTGCACTTCTTCCACCGCCCCTCTCCACGGGAGGACGCGACACCCCTGCTCCTCTTGCACGGCTGGCCCGGGAGTTCGACCGAGTTCGCGGGAGTCATGGACGAGCTTGCGGAGCCGCCCGACCCGACCAGCCCGGCCTTCCACGTCATCGCCCCGACGATCCCCGGCTTCGGCGTGTCCGGGCCCACCACAGGGTGGGGGCCACAGCGCGCCGCCGAGGCGTTCTGCGACCTGGTGCGGCGCCTGGGGTACACGGAAGTCGTGGTGCACGGATATGACCTGGGGGCGATCATCGCCCGTCGGATGGGCCTGCTCGAGGGCACCCCGGTTGCGCTGCTGCACTTGACGGCGCTGTTCGGATCGCAGGGACCGACCCCCGAGACCATCGACCACGATGATCCCGAGGAGAGTGCGGCCCTCGCCGCGTCGATGCGCTACGCCTACGAGCTCTCGGGCTATGCCCTGGTCCAGTCTGCCCGCCCGCAGTCGGTCGCCTACTTCGGTGCCGACTCCTCCGCCTCGCTGCTCGCTTGGATCATCGAGCGGTTCCGCGACTGGTCTGCGGCCGACGAGAATCCAGAGGAGGCGATCGACGTCGACGAGATGCTGACGACGGTCTCGATCTACGCGCTGTTCGGCACGCTCGGCTCATCCGCCCGGTACTACCAGGAAGGGGGCGAGGAGTGGGTGGCGGAACAGCCCGCCTCGTCCGTCCCGACCGCTGTCTGCCGGATGCCCGATGACATCAGCACGATGGTCCGTCGCTTCGCCGAGCGGAACAACCGCATCGTCCGGTGGACCACGCTCGAGAGCGGAGGTCACTTCGGGCTCTGGGAGGAGCCGGAGATGGTCGTCGCGGACCTGCGCCGGGCGGTCGCGGCACACCACCACCCGGGTCGGCGCACCGCTCGGGTGCGGTGA
- a CDS encoding MerR family transcriptional regulator, producing MTFSIGEVANAVGMSVHALRFYEREGLLVGPIKRTAGGRRRYAQVDIAWLQICTKLRESGMPVAELQRFAALVRHGPGNEPERLALLDAQRDRVNQQIHALEQARNVIERKTDIYRQHIRDGNAVGLWDPTSKTGLD from the coding sequence ATGACGTTCTCGATCGGCGAGGTGGCGAACGCAGTCGGGATGAGTGTTCATGCGCTGCGGTTCTACGAGCGCGAGGGACTACTCGTCGGACCTATAAAGCGCACCGCGGGCGGTCGCCGCCGTTATGCGCAGGTTGATATCGCCTGGCTTCAGATTTGCACCAAGCTTCGTGAATCCGGAATGCCAGTCGCAGAACTGCAGCGATTCGCCGCATTGGTGCGGCATGGACCTGGAAATGAGCCCGAGCGTCTGGCGCTTCTCGACGCTCAACGAGACCGGGTCAACCAGCAGATACACGCCCTAGAACAAGCCAGGAATGTCATTGAGCGGAAGACCGACATCTATCGCCAACATATCCGGGATGGAAACGCCGTCGGGTTATGGGACCCCACCAGCAAGACGGGGCTCGACTAG
- a CDS encoding oxidoreductase, which translates to MTLAEQHSLGSGFTAASTATDVLVDRDLSGQTAVVTGGYSGLGLETTRALASAGARVLVPARRASVALESLAGLDGVVVVEGMDLADLGSIADAAEKISVATDRIDMLISAAGVMATPLRPVGPGWDYQFAVNHLGHFALTTRLFPLLVRAGGRVVSYSSAGHHASDIRWNDPHFLTGYDRWAAYGQSKTANVLFALWLDRLGADHGVRAFALHPGKIMTGLQRQLSVAEQVELGWIDLDGNVADADFKSPSQGAATGLWAATSPSLEGRGGLYLEDCDIAPVAKEGGTMDQGGVQPYALDVSSAERLWRLTSAMTATNLSLYSADE; encoded by the coding sequence ATGACACTCGCAGAACAACACTCTCTCGGATCCGGATTCACCGCCGCCTCGACGGCAACAGACGTGCTCGTCGATCGTGACCTCTCCGGCCAAACCGCTGTAGTCACGGGCGGATACTCAGGGCTGGGACTCGAAACCACCAGGGCACTCGCTTCCGCTGGTGCTCGGGTGCTCGTGCCTGCTCGTAGGGCGTCGGTTGCGCTGGAATCCCTGGCTGGGCTCGACGGTGTCGTGGTCGTCGAGGGCATGGACCTCGCTGACCTAGGCAGCATTGCTGATGCGGCGGAGAAGATTAGCGTCGCGACCGACCGAATCGACATGCTTATCTCGGCCGCGGGCGTGATGGCCACCCCACTCCGGCCAGTTGGGCCGGGGTGGGATTATCAGTTCGCCGTCAACCACCTCGGGCACTTTGCGCTCACTACGCGGCTGTTTCCGCTGTTGGTTCGCGCCGGAGGGCGCGTTGTCTCCTACTCATCTGCTGGGCACCACGCGTCGGATATCCGCTGGAACGACCCGCATTTTCTGACCGGCTACGACAGATGGGCCGCGTATGGGCAGTCGAAGACCGCTAACGTGCTCTTCGCCCTCTGGCTTGATCGTCTTGGCGCTGATCACGGGGTTCGAGCGTTCGCGCTGCACCCTGGCAAGATCATGACCGGCCTCCAGCGGCAACTCTCAGTTGCTGAACAAGTCGAACTCGGGTGGATCGATCTCGACGGGAACGTCGCCGATGCCGACTTCAAAAGCCCGAGCCAGGGTGCCGCCACGGGCTTGTGGGCAGCTACTTCCCCCAGCCTTGAGGGACGAGGGGGGCTCTATCTCGAGGACTGCGACATCGCCCCGGTGGCAAAGGAGGGCGGCACGATGGACCAGGGAGGTGTTCAGCCCTATGCGCTCGACGTTTCGAGTGCTGAACGACTCTGGCGGCTCACTTCTGCGATGACAGCGACGAACCTCTCCTTGTATTCCGCAGACGAATGA